The Amycolatopsis mongoliensis genome includes a window with the following:
- a CDS encoding GAF and ANTAR domain-containing protein translates to MSTIRDEWGENSSLGRLWATLTALAGDRGRAVSVEFACAVAAERFGSEAACLIVTGKTGVAELHSAIGDLGRRIPEVEVTVGEGPIRDALELASPVIVTDLDAEPVLRRWPLFASLAAEAGAKACFAFPLAVGVVRAGVLVLLHGAPIVPGSASLREALVFADLVLAMLLGEQVARSGTVAGPAPDGFPIVGPEVHQATGMVAAQLDTDPDTAFARLRARAFADGRRLSEVAADVVARRLRFTPDPDPR, encoded by the coding sequence GTGTCCACTATCCGTGACGAGTGGGGTGAGAACTCCTCGCTGGGGCGCCTGTGGGCGACGCTGACCGCTCTGGCCGGGGACCGTGGCCGGGCGGTGTCCGTCGAATTCGCGTGCGCGGTCGCCGCGGAGCGGTTCGGGAGTGAAGCGGCCTGCCTGATCGTGACCGGGAAGACGGGGGTCGCGGAGCTGCACAGCGCGATCGGGGACCTCGGCCGCCGGATCCCCGAAGTCGAGGTGACGGTCGGCGAGGGGCCGATCCGGGACGCGCTGGAGCTGGCGTCCCCGGTGATCGTCACCGACCTCGACGCCGAACCGGTGCTGCGCAGGTGGCCGCTGTTCGCGTCGCTGGCGGCCGAGGCGGGTGCGAAGGCGTGCTTCGCCTTCCCGCTGGCCGTCGGCGTGGTCCGGGCCGGCGTGCTCGTCCTGCTGCACGGCGCGCCGATCGTGCCCGGGTCGGCGAGTCTCCGGGAGGCACTGGTCTTCGCCGACCTGGTGCTGGCGATGCTGCTCGGAGAGCAGGTCGCCCGCAGCGGAACCGTCGCCGGGCCGGCGCCGGACGGGTTCCCGATCGTCGGGCCCGAAGTGCACCAGGCGACCGGGATGGTCGCCGCGCAGCTCGACACCGATCCGGACACCGCGTTCGCCCGGCTGCGGGCCCGGGCCTTCGCCGACGGTCGCCGCCTGTCCGAAGTCGCGGCCGACGTCGTCGCCCGCCGGCTGCGGTTCACCCCCGATCCGGACCCGCGGTGA
- a CDS encoding alpha/beta fold hydrolase, whose translation MSEIKPRFRSIDGLSIRYAESEEPREADALLLSPWPESLFAFDASWARLAGHAHLVAVDLPGFGHSELREDLLSPRAMGEFVVRVADDLGLAKPHVVGPDIGTSAALFAAAAHPGRFSSVTVGSGGASVPLNLTGVLDEWVHAEDLAKYRAMGPKDIVTFALDTIEGYELPDVVRQDYLAAYQGQRFADQMPYVRAYPAELPVLGGLLPGIGTPVQIIAGRKDPVVPPANAEYLHERLPHSRLDVLDTGHFAWEEDADGYARVLTAWWQANAPVPSA comes from the coding sequence ATGAGCGAGATCAAGCCCCGGTTCCGGAGCATCGACGGGTTGTCCATCCGGTACGCCGAGAGCGAAGAGCCGCGCGAAGCGGACGCGCTGCTGCTGAGCCCGTGGCCGGAAAGCCTGTTCGCCTTCGACGCGAGCTGGGCGCGGCTGGCCGGGCACGCGCACCTGGTCGCCGTGGACCTGCCCGGGTTCGGGCACTCCGAGCTGCGCGAAGACCTGTTGTCCCCGCGCGCGATGGGCGAGTTCGTGGTGCGCGTCGCCGACGACCTCGGCCTGGCGAAGCCGCACGTCGTGGGGCCGGACATCGGCACCAGCGCCGCCCTGTTCGCCGCGGCCGCCCACCCGGGCCGGTTCAGCAGCGTGACCGTGGGCTCAGGCGGGGCGTCGGTCCCGCTGAACCTGACGGGTGTGCTGGACGAATGGGTGCACGCCGAGGACCTGGCGAAGTACCGGGCCATGGGCCCCAAGGACATCGTGACCTTCGCACTCGACACCATCGAGGGCTACGAGCTGCCCGACGTCGTGCGCCAGGACTACCTCGCCGCCTACCAGGGGCAGCGGTTCGCCGACCAGATGCCCTACGTCCGGGCGTACCCGGCCGAGCTCCCGGTGCTGGGCGGCCTGCTGCCCGGCATCGGGACGCCGGTGCAGATCATCGCCGGGCGGAAGGACCCCGTGGTCCCACCGGCCAACGCCGAGTACCTGCACGAGCGGCTGCCCCACAGCCGGCTCGACGTCCTCGACACGGGCCACTTCGCCTGGGAAGAGGATGCGGACGGCTACGCTCGCGTGCTCACCGCCTGGTGGCAGGCGAACGCGCCGGTCCCGTCGGCCTGA